The following coding sequences are from one Leptolyngbya sp. NIES-3755 window:
- a CDS encoding protein serine/threonine phosphatase (similar to AA sequence:cyanobase_aa:LBDG_42460) — protein MKRFFTAGMTDTGLIRSVNQDAYAVDPDERFFIVADGMGGHAGGQEASRIAIETMQAFLTQQWDTDIDSATLLEQAMLEANQAIMKDQRMNPERADMGTTAVAVIFRDEQPLYTHIGDSRLYRLRGAKLEQITEDHTWVARAMRLGELTPDQARVHPMRHVLAQCLGRPDLDTVEIRSLSVQSGDRLLLCSDGLTEELTDQIIATHLKGIRACEKAAIALINAAKDHGGRDNITVVIVAIP, from the coding sequence ATGAAACGCTTCTTTACCGCTGGGATGACTGATACGGGATTGATCCGATCGGTTAACCAAGATGCTTATGCTGTCGATCCAGATGAGCGATTTTTTATCGTTGCAGACGGCATGGGGGGTCATGCTGGTGGACAGGAAGCCAGTCGCATTGCGATCGAGACGATGCAAGCCTTTCTCACACAGCAGTGGGATACCGATATCGATTCGGCAACGCTACTCGAACAAGCGATGTTAGAGGCGAATCAGGCGATCATGAAAGATCAGCGGATGAATCCAGAACGAGCCGACATGGGAACGACCGCGGTGGCAGTGATTTTCCGTGATGAACAACCGCTTTACACGCACATTGGCGACTCAAGGCTTTATCGCTTGCGGGGAGCCAAATTAGAGCAAATCACTGAGGATCACACCTGGGTAGCGCGGGCAATGAGATTGGGCGAACTGACACCCGATCAAGCACGAGTTCATCCGATGCGACATGTTTTAGCACAGTGTTTAGGACGACCTGATTTGGACACGGTTGAGATTCGATCGCTCTCCGTACAATCTGGCGATCGCTTACTACTGTGTAGCGATGGACTCACAGAAGAACTCACAGATCAGATTATTGCGACTCACTTAAAAGGGATTCGAGCTTGTGAAAAAGCTGCCATCGCTTTAATTAACGCGGCTAAAGATCACGGAGGTCGAGACAATATCACCGTAGTGATTGTTGCAATTCCGTAG
- a CDS encoding response regulator receiver protein (similar to AA sequence:cyanobase_aa:Npun_F2503) produces the protein MEALALQGLRILLVEDDQDSRDMMIVALEAEGAEVVATEDVGSAFAALSDWRPDLLISDIRMPDADGFSFLQELRSRSITIPAIAVTGSADEDERKQAFAAGFQRHLPKPIDLDLLYRTITELIPQSAS, from the coding sequence ATGGAAGCTCTGGCTCTGCAAGGTTTGCGAATTTTACTGGTTGAAGACGATCAAGATTCTCGTGACATGATGATCGTCGCCCTTGAAGCCGAAGGAGCAGAAGTGGTTGCGACGGAAGATGTTGGATCTGCCTTTGCAGCCTTGTCTGATTGGCGACCTGATTTGCTCATCAGCGATATACGGATGCCTGATGCAGACGGGTTTAGTTTTTTGCAGGAACTCCGATCGCGCTCCATTACAATTCCTGCGATCGCGGTCACAGGTTCAGCAGACGAAGACGAACGTAAACAAGCCTTTGCTGCTGGATTTCAGAGACATTTACCCAAACCGATCGATCTCGACCTGCTCTACCGCACCATTACTGAGCTAATTCCGCAATCCGCTTCGTGA
- a CDS encoding Crp/FNR family transcriptional regulator (similar to AA sequence:cyanobase_aa:Npun_F2501) has product MTRDFTDSVSCHSASSLRRLLQAMSPPKNQLLTALPSGDYERLTPLLEPVTLTFGQILYEPNQAIEYAYFPTTAVIAHLNLLEGGREVETAVIGNEGMIGIPLILGTERIPMRSIVQIPGIALRISATTLQAELSVNRSLQSFLLRYVQTLMNQIAQNLTCTHLHSTQERCCYLLLLLQDRVGTPDLSLTQDLLARMVGVRRDRIGEIVTTLERAGLIHHQRGRITLLDRAGLESAACECYQILRSQFDRPFDESP; this is encoded by the coding sequence ATGACCAGAGATTTCACCGATTCTGTTTCTTGCCATTCGGCAAGCAGTCTACGGCGGCTCCTGCAAGCCATGTCCCCGCCTAAAAACCAACTGCTAACCGCGCTTCCTTCAGGCGATTACGAGCGTCTGACTCCGCTACTAGAACCCGTCACGCTAACCTTTGGACAGATCCTTTATGAGCCGAATCAAGCGATCGAATACGCCTATTTCCCCACCACAGCGGTCATTGCCCACTTGAATCTGCTGGAAGGTGGACGTGAAGTGGAAACCGCTGTCATTGGCAATGAGGGCATGATCGGCATTCCGCTGATTTTGGGCACAGAACGCATTCCCATGAGATCGATCGTGCAGATTCCCGGAATTGCCCTCCGCATCTCGGCAACAACTTTGCAAGCTGAACTCAGCGTCAACCGATCGCTGCAATCTTTTCTGCTGCGATACGTTCAAACGCTGATGAATCAGATCGCTCAAAATCTCACCTGTACTCATCTGCATTCGACGCAAGAACGCTGCTGTTATTTGTTGCTGCTCTTGCAAGATCGAGTCGGCACTCCAGACCTGTCATTGACGCAAGACTTACTGGCGCGAATGGTCGGGGTAAGACGCGATCGCATCGGTGAAATCGTTACAACCTTAGAACGAGCGGGACTCATTCATCATCAGCGCGGACGAATTACGCTGCTCGATCGTGCTGGATTGGAATCCGCCGCGTGTGAGTGTTATCAAATTCTGCGATCGCAGTTCGATCGACCGTTCGACGAATCCCCCTAG
- a CDS encoding cyclic nucleotide-binding protein (similar to AA sequence:cyanobase_aa:Npun_F2502) yields the protein MGLCRLGLLAFMPQNRSRPTQNKLLRALLQEEYDRLSPHLEFVTLPFKFVLYEPNQPVDYVYFLNHGVISMVTITEEGETVEAATLGNEGMAGIHLLLGVEQVSLQVIAQVAGDGMRMRADAFRREVRPGTQLYGLLLCYTQALISQLSQTVACNRLHSVEERCCRWLLMCHDRVTTDEFFLTQELLSQMLGVRRASVSVVAAILQKAGLITYSRGRIRILDRQGLENASCECYRLVKTEFDRLLGDQLNDPEQ from the coding sequence GTGGGTTTGTGTCGCCTGGGTCTCTTGGCTTTCATGCCTCAAAATCGTTCTCGTCCTACTCAAAATAAGCTCCTCCGCGCTCTATTGCAGGAAGAGTACGATCGACTTTCGCCACACTTGGAGTTTGTCACTTTGCCGTTTAAGTTCGTCCTGTACGAGCCGAATCAGCCTGTCGATTATGTCTATTTTCTCAATCATGGTGTGATTTCAATGGTGACAATCACGGAAGAAGGGGAAACGGTCGAGGCAGCCACGCTCGGTAATGAAGGAATGGCAGGCATTCACTTGTTGCTCGGAGTGGAGCAGGTTTCTCTGCAAGTGATTGCCCAAGTCGCAGGAGATGGAATGCGAATGCGGGCGGATGCCTTTCGACGGGAAGTTAGACCTGGAACGCAACTCTATGGATTGCTTTTGTGCTATACCCAAGCGCTGATTAGCCAACTCTCTCAAACGGTTGCCTGTAATCGCTTGCATTCGGTAGAAGAGCGCTGCTGTCGATGGCTTTTGATGTGTCACGATCGAGTCACGACCGATGAGTTTTTTCTGACTCAAGAACTCCTGTCTCAAATGCTTGGTGTTCGTCGTGCGAGTGTCAGCGTCGTCGCAGCAATTTTGCAAAAAGCGGGATTGATTACGTATAGTCGCGGACGAATTCGGATTCTCGATCGACAAGGGCTAGAGAATGCCTCGTGTGAGTGTTATCGGCTGGTGAAAACAGAGTTCGATCGACTCCTCGGTGATCAACTGAATGATCCGGAACAATAA